A genomic region of Pyrus communis chromosome 14, drPyrComm1.1, whole genome shotgun sequence contains the following coding sequences:
- the LOC137715576 gene encoding phosphatidylinositol:ceramide inositolphosphotransferase 3-like — translation MPFIFAREAPKLWRKVCAETSTELSLLAGNWKFVLAGLIFQYLHGVAAHGVHYLHRPGPTLQDAGFFLLPELGQAKNYLSETLFAVIFFSFILWTFHPFVFQLKKIYTVLIWCRVFVYLAVCQMLRIITFYSTLLPGPSYHCREGSNLARLPPPESALEVLLINFPQGIVYGCGDLIFSSHMIFTLVFVRTYQKYGTRRCFKQLAWSVAVVQSLLILASRKHYTVDVVVAWYTVNLVVFFIDQKLPELPDRSTSQPLLPMNTREKDSKNREELDKFRNGNSANITT, via the exons ATGCCGTTTATCTTTGCTCGCGAGGCTCCTAAG CTATGGAGGAAAGTATGCGCAGAGACTTCAACTGAGCTTTCGCTTCTCGCCGGAAATTGGAAGTTTGTCCTTGCTGGTCTCATTTTTCAG TATCTTCATGGAGTAGCTGCTCATGGAGTCCATTATTTACATCGGCCAGGACCAACCCTTCAAGATGCTGGGTTCTTTCTACTCCCG GAACTTGGTCAAGCCAAAAATTATCTAAGTGAGACTCTCTTCGCTGTcatcttcttttcctttatctTG TGGACATTTCACCCTTTTGTTTTCCAGTTGAAAAAGATATATACAGTCCTGATATGGTGCAGAGTATTTGTGTATTTAGCC GTGTGTCAAATGCTCCGGATCATCACCTTCTACTCCACTCTACTTCCTGGTCCAAGCTACCATTGTCGTGAG GGCTCTAATCTTGCCAGGCTGCCCCCTCCAGAGAGTGCACTTGAAGTGCTCTTGATCAACT TTCCCCAAGGCATTGTGTATGGTTGTGGTGATTTGATTTTTTCATCACACATGATTTTTACCTTAGTATTTGTGCGCACATATCAGAAATATGGAACAAGGAG GTGCTTTAAGCAGCTTGCTTGGTCAGTTGCTGTGGTTCAGAGCCTCCTGATTCTAGCTTCTCGCAAACATTACACAGTGGACGTTGTTGTTGCCTG GTATACCGTGAATTTGGTAGTGTTCTTTATAGACCAAAAATTGCCAG AACTGCCTGATCGATCTACATCTCAACCACTGCTACCAATGAACACCAGAGAGAAGGATAGCAAGAACAGAGAAGAGCTTGACAAATTCCGTAACGGAAATTCTGCCAACATTACCACTTGA
- the LOC137715575 gene encoding serine/threonine-protein kinase BSK5-like, translated as MGNGFCLCFRPCNTISNIEDSLDAENRGRDKMDSPSLVPGFSEFSLQQLKAATSQFSSENVVSKHGEDAPNVVYKGKLQDGRCIAVKRFSCSAWPDSRQFLENARAVGRLRNERLANLIGCCCERDQRLLVAEFMPNETLSKHLFHCENQPMKWAMRMRAALYTAQALAYCSSKGQASFQDLNTCKVLFDQDWNPRLSCFGFMENSKDGKSYSTNLAFSPPEYTNKGKVIPESVVYGFGTLLLDLLSGRRIPPAHALELISDKNLSLLLDSCLEGHVSNDDGTALVQLASQCLQSEPRKRPNVMSLVAALVPLQKETEVPSYVLRGIPHGNVPPKSPTFLSPLADACRRLDLTAIHEILAKVRYVDDETRHELSFDMWTEPMKEAIDFRQKGDAAFKEKNVAIAISSYTEYIGRVTVKSPTMLVRRSLCYLMSSKAEEALRDGQEALAEKREWPTAFYLQAAALKSLGMDNDAEEILNVGISLEVKKLDIS; from the exons ATGGGAAACGGTTTCTGCCTTTGCTTCCGGCCGTGCAACACCATATCGAATATCGAAGACTCGTTAGACGCAG AGAATAGGGGCAGGGACAAAATGGACTCTCCGTCTCTGGTGCCGGGGTTCAGTGAGTTCAGCCTGCAGCAACTGAAAGCTGCCACATCGCAGTTCTCGTCGGAGAACGTTGTCTCCAAGCACGGCGAGGATGCTCCTAATGTGGTCTACAAAGGCAAGCTCCAAGACGGCCGTTGCATCGCTGTTAAGCGCTTCAGCTGCTCCGCTTGGCCTGATTCCCGCCAATTTCTG GAGAACGCTAGAGCTGTGGGGCGTCTGAGGAACGAGCGTTTGGCGAATCTGATCGGGTGCTGCTGTGAGCGCGATCAGAGATTGCTTGTGGCAGAATTTATGCCTAATGAAACTCTCTCCAAGCATCTTTTCCATT GTGAGAACCAGCCTATGAAATGGGCAATGAGGATGCGAGCGGCGTTGTACACGGCACAAGCTTTGGCCTATTGCAGCAGTAAAGGGCAGGCGTCGTTCCAAGATCTTAATACTTGCAAAGTCCTGTTTGATCAG GATTGGAATCCCAGACTCTCCTGCTTTGGATTCATGGAGAATAGCAAAGATGGCAAGAGCTATAGTACCAACCTCGCTTTCAGCCCTCCTGAATACACAAATAAAG GAAAAGTGATACCGGAAAGCGTGGTTTACGGCTTTGGAACCCTGTTGCTTGATCTGCTCAGCGGTAGACGTATCCCACCAGCCCAT GCGCTTGAACTCATAAGCGATAAAAATTTGTCGCTGCTGTTGGACTCATGCTTAGAAGGCCATGTCTCGAATGATGATGGAACTGCACTGGTGCAGTTAGCTTCACAATGCTTGCAGTCTGAACCTCGTAAGAGGCCGAATGTCATGTCTCTTGTGGCTGCCCTCGTACCTCTTCAAAAAGAAACTGAG GTTCCGTCATATGTTTTGAGGGGTATCCCCCATGGGAATGTGCCTCCAAAGTCGCCGACATTTCTATCACCTCTAGCTGATGCTTGCAGAAGATTGGATCTAACTGCAATACATGAAATATTGGCGAAAGTTAGATACGTGGATGATGAAACTAGGCACGAA CTTTCTTTCGATATGTGGACAGAGCCAATGAAGGAGGCAATAGATTTTAGGCAGAAGGGGGATGCTGCattcaaagagaaaaatgtTGCCATCGCAATAAGTTCTTACACAGAA TACATTGGTCGTGTGACCGTGAAATCGCCAACTATGCTGGTTAGACGGAGCTTGTGTTACTTGATGAGTAGCAAGGCAGAAGAAGCTCTTCGAGATGGCCAGGAAGCCCTAGCAGAAAAGCGTGAGTGGCCAACTGCCTTCTATCTTCAAGCAGCAGCCCTAAAGAGCCTCGGGATGGACAATGACGCGGAGGAAATTCTAAACGTTGGCATATCCTTGGAAGTCAAGAAACTGGATATAAGCTGA
- the LOC137715300 gene encoding serine/threonine-protein kinase BSK5-like isoform X2: MGARCSKFSLCFWPSNTKSNPNDSSDPENKNKNEDSLPGFSEFSLDQLKAATSGFSSENVVSEHGEKAPNVVYKGKLEDGRWIAVKRFNRLAWPDSRQFLEEARAVGQLRNERLANLIGCCCEGDNRLLVAEFMPNETLSKHLFHWEAQPMKWAMRLRVALYLAQALDYCSSKGQALYHDLNAYRVLFDQDGNPRLSCFGLMKNSKDGKSYSTNLAFTPPEYLRTGRVIPESLVYSFGTLLLDLLSGKHIPPSHALDLIRGKNFLMLMDSCLEGHFSNDDGTELVRLASRCLQYEPRERPNAKSLVTALIPLQKETEVPSYVLLGIPHGNTPLNQTSLSPLGEACSRLDLTAIHEILEKLGYKDDEGVTNDLSFQMWTNQIQETLNSKKHADAAFRAKDFATAIDSYTEFIDGGTMISPTVFARRCLCYLMNGMAQEALGDAMQALVINPEWPTGFYLQAAALKSLGMDNDAQETLKDGSSLEAKREKN, translated from the exons ATGGGAGCTCGTTGCTCCAAGTTTTCCCTCTGCTTCTGGCCGTCCAATACCAAATCCAATCCCAACGACTCTTCAGACCCAG AGAATAAGAACAAAAATGAGGATTCGCTTCCTGGGTTCAGCGAGTTCAGCCTGGACCAACTGAAAGCTGCCACGTCAGGATTCTCGTCGGAGAACGTGGTCTCCGAGCACGGAGAGAAAGCTCCCAATGTGGTCTACAAAGGAAAGCTCGAAGACGGCCGTTGGATCGCCGTTAAGCGCTTCAACCGATTAGCTTGGCCTGATTCGCGCCAATTTCTG GAGGAGGCTAGAGCTGTGGGGCAGCTGAGGAACGAGCGATTGGCGAATTTGATCGGGTGTTGCTGTGAGGGTGACAATAGATTGCTTGTGGCCGAGTTCATGCCTAATGAAActctctctaagcatctctttCATT GGGAAGCTCAGCCGATGAAATGGGCAATGAGGTTGCGAGTGGCTTTATATCTCGCGCAAGCTTTAGACTATTGCAGCAGTAAAGGGCAGGCGTTATACCATGATCTTAATGCTTATAGAGTTCTCTTTGATCAG GATGGGAATCCCAGACTCTCCTGCTTTGGTCTTATGAAGAATAGCAAGGACGGCAAGAGCTATAGTACCAACCTGGCTTTCACCCCTCCAGAGTACTTGAGGACTG GAAGAGTGATACCAGAAAGTTTAGTTTACAGCTTTGGGACCCTATTGCTTGATCTGCTCAGTGGAAAACATATTCCCCCAAGCCAT GCACTTGACCTGATACGCGGCAAAAACTTTTTGATGCTGATGGACTCATGCTTGGAAGGTCATTTCTCAAATGATGATGGAACTGAGCTGGTGAGGTTAGCTTCGCGATGCTTGCAGTATGAACCTCGTGAAAGGCCAAACGCCAAGTCTCTTGTGACTGCCCTCATTCCTCTTCAAAAAGAAACTGAG GTTCCATCATACGTTTTGTTGGGTATTCCACATGGAAATACGCCTCTGAATCAGACATCGTTGTCACCTCTAGGTGAAGCTTGCTCGAGATTGGATCTTACTGCAATACATGAAATATTGGAGAAGCTTGGATACAAGGATGATGAGGGGGTCACAAATGAT CTTTCTTTCCAAATGTGGACAAATCAAATACAAGAGACATTGAACTCTAAGAAGCATGCAGATGCTGCATTTCGAGCAAAAGACTTTGCTACCGCCATAGATTCGTATACAGAA TTCATTGACGGTGGAACAATGATATCCCCAACTGTGTTTGCTCGACGTTGCTTATGTTACTTGATGAATGGCATGGCGCAAGAAGCTCTTGGAGATGCAATGCAAGCCCTAGTAATAAACCCCGAATGGCCGACTGGATTCTATCTTCAAGCGGCTGCCCTCAAGAGCCTGGGGATGGACAACGATGCGCAGGAAACGCTAAAAGACGGATCATCCTTGGAAGccaaaagagagaaaaactgA
- the LOC137715300 gene encoding serine/threonine-protein kinase BSK5-like isoform X1, with the protein MGARCSKFSLCFWPSNTKSNPNDSSDPENKNKNEDSLPGFSEFSLDQLKAATSGFSSENVVSEHGEKAPNVVYKGKLEDGRWIAVKRFNRLAWPDSRQFLEEARAVGQLRNERLANLIGCCCEGDNRLLVAEFMPNETLSKHLFHWEAQPMKWAMRLRVALYLAQALDYCSSKGQALYHDLNAYRVLFDQDGNPRLSCFGLMKNSKDGKSYSTNLAFTPPEYLRTGRVIPESLVYSFGTLLLDLLSGKHIPPSHALDLIRGKNFLMLMDSCLEGHFSNDDGTELVRLASRCLQYEPRERPNAKSLVTALIPLQKETEQVPSYVLLGIPHGNTPLNQTSLSPLGEACSRLDLTAIHEILEKLGYKDDEGVTNDLSFQMWTNQIQETLNSKKHADAAFRAKDFATAIDSYTEFIDGGTMISPTVFARRCLCYLMNGMAQEALGDAMQALVINPEWPTGFYLQAAALKSLGMDNDAQETLKDGSSLEAKREKN; encoded by the exons ATGGGAGCTCGTTGCTCCAAGTTTTCCCTCTGCTTCTGGCCGTCCAATACCAAATCCAATCCCAACGACTCTTCAGACCCAG AGAATAAGAACAAAAATGAGGATTCGCTTCCTGGGTTCAGCGAGTTCAGCCTGGACCAACTGAAAGCTGCCACGTCAGGATTCTCGTCGGAGAACGTGGTCTCCGAGCACGGAGAGAAAGCTCCCAATGTGGTCTACAAAGGAAAGCTCGAAGACGGCCGTTGGATCGCCGTTAAGCGCTTCAACCGATTAGCTTGGCCTGATTCGCGCCAATTTCTG GAGGAGGCTAGAGCTGTGGGGCAGCTGAGGAACGAGCGATTGGCGAATTTGATCGGGTGTTGCTGTGAGGGTGACAATAGATTGCTTGTGGCCGAGTTCATGCCTAATGAAActctctctaagcatctctttCATT GGGAAGCTCAGCCGATGAAATGGGCAATGAGGTTGCGAGTGGCTTTATATCTCGCGCAAGCTTTAGACTATTGCAGCAGTAAAGGGCAGGCGTTATACCATGATCTTAATGCTTATAGAGTTCTCTTTGATCAG GATGGGAATCCCAGACTCTCCTGCTTTGGTCTTATGAAGAATAGCAAGGACGGCAAGAGCTATAGTACCAACCTGGCTTTCACCCCTCCAGAGTACTTGAGGACTG GAAGAGTGATACCAGAAAGTTTAGTTTACAGCTTTGGGACCCTATTGCTTGATCTGCTCAGTGGAAAACATATTCCCCCAAGCCAT GCACTTGACCTGATACGCGGCAAAAACTTTTTGATGCTGATGGACTCATGCTTGGAAGGTCATTTCTCAAATGATGATGGAACTGAGCTGGTGAGGTTAGCTTCGCGATGCTTGCAGTATGAACCTCGTGAAAGGCCAAACGCCAAGTCTCTTGTGACTGCCCTCATTCCTCTTCAAAAAGAAACTGAG CAGGTTCCATCATACGTTTTGTTGGGTATTCCACATGGAAATACGCCTCTGAATCAGACATCGTTGTCACCTCTAGGTGAAGCTTGCTCGAGATTGGATCTTACTGCAATACATGAAATATTGGAGAAGCTTGGATACAAGGATGATGAGGGGGTCACAAATGAT CTTTCTTTCCAAATGTGGACAAATCAAATACAAGAGACATTGAACTCTAAGAAGCATGCAGATGCTGCATTTCGAGCAAAAGACTTTGCTACCGCCATAGATTCGTATACAGAA TTCATTGACGGTGGAACAATGATATCCCCAACTGTGTTTGCTCGACGTTGCTTATGTTACTTGATGAATGGCATGGCGCAAGAAGCTCTTGGAGATGCAATGCAAGCCCTAGTAATAAACCCCGAATGGCCGACTGGATTCTATCTTCAAGCGGCTGCCCTCAAGAGCCTGGGGATGGACAACGATGCGCAGGAAACGCTAAAAGACGGATCATCCTTGGAAGccaaaagagagaaaaactgA